One segment of Sulfobacillus thermosulfidooxidans DSM 9293 DNA contains the following:
- a CDS encoding 2-oxoglutarate dehydrogenase E1 component, protein MAAARELHTLWQEFYGPNAGYIMELYEQYLRDPASIDEASRRLFEQWGPPPNDLATEDGASPVTISDASLETIRRGTELARNIREYGHLQAHLNPLANRVPSSPLLRLETYGLTPEQLQQVPAKSLWPNCPPTLKTGWDAIEELFKLYTGTVAYEFSHVHNVEERQWLIDYVESHRIQLPLSPVDKRTILRRLIAVDQFEKFLHHTFPGQKRFSIEGTDAMVPMLDRLIHLTATTTPIRNVVIGMAHRGRLNVLAHILGKPYADIFAEFHSAPNKDLVPSAGSAGINFGWTGDVKYHLGARKIMQESNMVEMRLALANNPSHLEFVDPVVEGMARALQDSRQRPGAPVQDVDRALAVLIHGDASFPGEGVVSETLNLSRLAAYNTGGTVHIIANNFLGFTTEPDQGRSTLYASDLAKGFEIPIVHVNGDDIEACLGVIEMAHAYRQAFHKDFLIDLVGYRRWGHNEGDDPSVTQPVLYHAVASHPVPWQVYAKRLEDERMITEEAVNEIIQAIQDDLRSIYQKLTRGEITLTPRGNLPEEPANPSPAPISRELLNDINQELLRRPKGFQLYPKLEKILAKRQDALTTPRGVDWALAETLAMGTILADGIPIRMTGQDSERGTFSQRHLVLHDVQTGDKFSPLEHLSHARASFLVANSPLSETAVLGFEYGYSTQAPDTLVFWEAQYGDFANVGQVLFDQFIAPGRAKWLQSSGLVMLLPHGYEGQGPEHSSARLERFLQLSADENWRVTIPTSAAQYFHLLRSQAAWLKERPRPLVVLTPKSLLRNPLAASDVTELVQGQFQPLYPLPVSDPSQVTRLVLTAGKIGIEIAQALKEQDPDAKWIALARVEQLYPFPSKELDALVASLPHLEEVYWVQEEPQNMGAWTYIATTLQYNVKGLPLKYVGRQPHSAPAEGFAQHHAIEQDRIIHEAISR, encoded by the coding sequence ATGGCCGCAGCTCGCGAGTTGCATACATTATGGCAAGAATTTTATGGACCTAATGCCGGATACATTATGGAATTATATGAACAATACTTACGGGATCCGGCTTCGATTGATGAAGCCAGTCGGCGCCTTTTCGAACAATGGGGGCCGCCACCCAATGATCTCGCCACCGAAGATGGCGCAAGTCCCGTCACGATCAGTGATGCGAGCTTAGAAACCATCCGCCGCGGGACAGAATTGGCGCGCAATATCCGGGAGTATGGACATCTCCAAGCCCACCTGAATCCGCTCGCTAACAGGGTTCCTTCATCCCCTCTATTGCGTTTAGAAACTTATGGCCTCACTCCTGAACAACTACAGCAAGTGCCAGCCAAATCGTTATGGCCCAACTGTCCGCCAACCCTCAAAACGGGATGGGACGCCATTGAAGAACTGTTTAAATTGTATACGGGAACTGTCGCTTATGAATTTAGCCATGTGCATAATGTAGAGGAACGGCAATGGCTCATTGATTATGTGGAATCTCACCGCATCCAACTGCCATTATCGCCCGTCGACAAGCGAACCATTCTGCGGCGGTTAATTGCTGTCGACCAGTTTGAAAAATTTTTGCATCATACCTTTCCGGGTCAGAAGCGTTTTTCGATTGAAGGTACCGATGCGATGGTCCCCATGTTAGACCGCTTAATTCATTTAACAGCCACCACCACCCCGATTCGTAATGTCGTGATTGGTATGGCTCACCGTGGCCGGTTAAATGTTTTAGCACATATTTTAGGTAAACCTTATGCGGACATTTTTGCCGAATTTCATAGTGCACCCAATAAGGATTTGGTTCCCTCAGCAGGATCTGCTGGCATTAATTTTGGGTGGACGGGTGATGTCAAATATCATCTCGGTGCCCGCAAAATTATGCAAGAGTCCAACATGGTCGAAATGCGGCTGGCACTAGCCAATAATCCCAGCCACCTGGAATTCGTCGATCCGGTTGTAGAAGGTATGGCCCGCGCTTTACAGGATTCTCGTCAGCGCCCCGGTGCCCCCGTACAAGATGTCGACCGGGCACTCGCCGTGCTCATTCACGGTGATGCGTCTTTCCCAGGCGAAGGAGTAGTATCTGAAACACTGAATTTATCGCGGTTAGCCGCCTATAATACGGGCGGGACCGTGCACATTATCGCCAATAACTTTTTAGGCTTTACGACCGAACCCGATCAAGGACGTAGTACCCTTTACGCGAGTGACTTGGCCAAGGGATTTGAGATTCCGATTGTCCACGTCAATGGCGACGACATTGAGGCCTGCCTCGGTGTTATTGAAATGGCTCACGCCTATCGCCAAGCATTTCACAAAGACTTTCTGATCGACTTGGTCGGTTACCGGCGATGGGGACACAATGAAGGGGACGATCCGAGCGTCACCCAGCCCGTGTTATATCATGCCGTCGCTTCTCATCCCGTACCATGGCAAGTCTATGCGAAACGTCTGGAAGATGAGCGCATGATTACCGAAGAGGCGGTTAATGAGATCATCCAGGCGATCCAAGACGATTTACGTTCGATTTATCAAAAACTCACCCGGGGAGAAATTACATTAACGCCACGCGGAAACTTACCAGAAGAACCCGCCAATCCGTCACCGGCTCCTATCTCCCGGGAGTTATTAAACGATATCAACCAAGAGTTATTAAGACGTCCGAAAGGATTTCAGTTATATCCTAAACTGGAAAAAATCTTGGCTAAACGGCAAGACGCCTTAACCACGCCTCGCGGCGTTGACTGGGCTTTAGCCGAAACCCTCGCCATGGGCACCATTTTGGCCGACGGTATTCCCATCCGAATGACCGGTCAAGATTCAGAACGTGGCACCTTTAGTCAGCGTCACTTAGTTCTTCACGATGTTCAGACCGGCGACAAATTTTCTCCATTAGAACATCTCTCACATGCTCGTGCGTCGTTCTTAGTGGCCAACAGCCCCTTATCGGAAACGGCTGTGTTAGGATTCGAATACGGCTATAGTACCCAGGCTCCCGACACGCTGGTGTTTTGGGAAGCGCAGTATGGAGATTTTGCCAACGTCGGTCAGGTACTATTTGACCAATTTATCGCCCCCGGTCGAGCCAAATGGCTTCAATCTTCGGGTCTTGTCATGCTGCTACCTCACGGCTATGAAGGACAAGGACCGGAGCACTCTAGTGCACGCTTAGAACGATTCTTACAATTATCGGCCGATGAGAATTGGCGAGTCACCATTCCCACCAGTGCGGCTCAATATTTTCATCTCCTTCGTTCCCAAGCCGCATGGCTGAAAGAACGTCCCCGGCCTTTAGTGGTTTTGACGCCCAAAAGCCTCCTACGTAATCCGTTGGCGGCATCGGATGTGACCGAATTAGTCCAAGGTCAATTTCAACCTTTGTATCCGTTACCTGTAAGCGATCCTTCTCAGGTGACGCGTTTAGTGTTAACAGCGGGCAAAATTGGGATTGAAATAGCGCAAGCCCTCAAAGAGCAGGACCCCGATGCCAAGTGGATTGCCCTGGCGCGAGTCGAACAACTTTATCCCTTCCCCTCTAAGGAACTCGATGCTCTTGTTGCTTCCTTACCACATCTGGAAGAAGTGTATTGGGTTCAAGAAGAGCCACAAAATATGGGGGCGTGGACTTATATCGCGACCACTTTGCAGTACAACGTTAAGGGCCTGCCGTTAAAATATGTAGGGAGACAACCGCATTCTGCTCCGGCAGAAGGCTTTGCTCAGCACCATGCGATAGAACAAGACCGTATTATTCATGAAGCGATAAGCCGTTAG
- a CDS encoding sulfite exporter TauE/SafE family protein: MHLGYLSIDSYLIAFLIVLAAFAIRGMLGFGSGLISVSLLIFFLPIKEVVPIVFLLDGVASLALGSYDFKEIRWQEMPWLWIFTIFGLIVGAWILKTLPAQSVTVLLGVFILLYVIYAIVTKPERLPQVSRVWGAPLGFLGGVIGSLYGGGGPSIVAYFQMRHLDKRAFRASFQFIAITDSIVRGSLYFLLGLLGAKTVITSAWLVPAVAIGLIGGNFLHFRIDARRFQYLVLLVLAFAGIKLVIP; the protein is encoded by the coding sequence ATGCATCTTGGATATTTATCCATTGATTCATATTTGATAGCATTCCTCATCGTATTGGCCGCCTTTGCCATTCGGGGAATGCTAGGATTTGGATCGGGATTAATTTCCGTATCACTTTTAATATTTTTCTTGCCGATTAAAGAGGTCGTGCCTATTGTCTTTTTGTTGGATGGTGTCGCGTCCTTAGCGTTAGGTTCGTATGATTTTAAAGAGATTCGTTGGCAGGAAATGCCCTGGTTATGGATTTTTACGATTTTCGGATTGATTGTCGGAGCCTGGATCTTAAAAACCTTGCCGGCTCAGAGTGTGACCGTATTACTGGGAGTTTTCATTCTTCTCTATGTCATTTATGCGATAGTGACGAAACCCGAGCGTTTGCCCCAAGTCTCCCGGGTTTGGGGTGCCCCATTAGGGTTTTTAGGGGGCGTTATCGGGAGCTTATATGGAGGTGGTGGTCCCTCTATTGTGGCATATTTTCAGATGCGGCATCTGGATAAACGGGCGTTCCGTGCCTCGTTTCAATTTATCGCTATCACGGACAGTATTGTCCGTGGCAGCCTGTACTTCCTCCTCGGATTGTTAGGTGCCAAAACGGTGATAACGTCGGCTTGGTTGGTGCCTGCGGTGGCCATTGGATTGATTGGCGGGAACTTTCTCCATTTTCGAATTGACGCTAGACGGTTTCAATACCTTGTACTTTTGGTTCTGGCATTTGCCGGCATTAAATTAGTTATTCCCTAA
- a CDS encoding DMT family transporter, with amino-acid sequence MSLAIRVSILDLLSLLTMNLIWAGTYPATAVALISISASLLTLIRLGTGSLVMLPFLWRNVRIWSGRTILRTAFLGVIGFSLPLVLQTQGLKASTPAMAAISIALEPLMTAVMASVLLKEHLSHARKWALAIAAFGAWAVAGFPRPGVKGYITGDILLVLAILCFAVYNVYSSSLSRHLSPGQATAGTFLGGFLGTIPIWLITGAKWPATWHPASIMATVYLALLGTALAYFLWMHTASRIPVALMALFLYLQPVLGVVLSMLLTPTHLSGSFVIGSLAILGALYIGRDKAPMPSASA; translated from the coding sequence GTGTCATTAGCCATTCGGGTCAGTATTCTCGATCTTCTCTCATTATTGACAATGAATTTGATTTGGGCAGGTACCTATCCGGCGACAGCGGTGGCGCTTATTTCCATTTCCGCATCCTTGCTCACGTTAATCCGTTTGGGAACCGGTAGCCTAGTGATGTTGCCATTTTTATGGCGAAACGTCCGGATATGGTCCGGGCGAACCATTCTGCGCACCGCCTTTTTAGGAGTCATCGGGTTCTCTCTGCCTCTGGTCTTGCAAACACAAGGATTAAAAGCGTCGACCCCAGCAATGGCTGCGATCTCGATTGCCTTAGAACCCTTAATGACAGCCGTCATGGCTAGTGTGCTGCTCAAGGAGCATCTGTCCCATGCCCGCAAGTGGGCCCTGGCTATTGCCGCGTTTGGGGCTTGGGCCGTGGCCGGGTTTCCCCGGCCAGGGGTCAAAGGCTATATTACGGGAGACATCTTGTTAGTATTAGCGATTTTATGTTTTGCGGTCTATAATGTTTACTCTTCTTCATTAAGTCGGCATTTGAGTCCTGGGCAAGCGACTGCCGGAACATTTCTCGGCGGTTTTCTGGGGACGATTCCTATTTGGTTAATAACGGGAGCGAAGTGGCCAGCGACGTGGCATCCGGCGAGTATTATGGCTACCGTTTATCTTGCCTTATTAGGAACGGCTTTAGCGTATTTCTTATGGATGCATACCGCTTCCCGTATTCCTGTGGCGTTAATGGCCCTATTTCTCTATCTACAACCGGTTTTAGGCGTCGTTCTATCGATGCTCCTGACACCGACTCATCTTAGTGGATCGTTTGTGATAGGATCCTTAGCAATCTTGGGAGCCTTATACATCGGCCGTGATAAAGCTCCAATGCCGTCCGCTTCGGCTTAA
- a CDS encoding methylated-DNA--[protein]-cysteine S-methyltransferase, which yields MPLEIAPHHESPDMVYWDVLQVRSWTLYVAATPFGLCRVTLPGESLDDDVKWRMRFMPSAQWRHDPGALETFTQQLSEYFTGTRQDFFGTLDLYGTPFQRAVWQALLTIPYGETRSYQDVAQMIHDPKAVRAVGGANHANRIPIIIPCHRVIGKQGDLVGYGGGLEVKQELLKLEQQTRRIFC from the coding sequence TTGCCTTTAGAAATTGCTCCTCATCATGAATCTCCTGATATGGTGTATTGGGATGTGCTTCAAGTCCGGTCCTGGACATTATACGTTGCGGCGACCCCCTTCGGTTTATGCCGGGTTACCCTTCCGGGAGAAAGCCTTGATGACGATGTGAAGTGGCGCATGCGTTTTATGCCAAGTGCCCAGTGGCGGCATGATCCGGGGGCGCTTGAGACATTTACGCAACAGTTGAGCGAATATTTCACCGGCACACGCCAAGATTTTTTTGGAACCTTGGACTTATACGGGACACCATTTCAACGGGCGGTATGGCAAGCGCTGTTAACCATCCCTTACGGTGAGACCAGGTCCTATCAAGATGTTGCCCAAATGATTCACGATCCCAAAGCGGTAAGAGCTGTAGGCGGAGCCAACCATGCCAACCGCATTCCTATTATCATTCCTTGTCACAGGGTGATCGGCAAGCAGGGTGATTTAGTCGGGTATGGGGGCGGTCTTGAGGTAAAGCAGGAATTGCTGAAATTGGAACAACAAACACGGAGAATCTTTTGTTAG
- the leuD gene encoding 3-isopropylmalate dehydratase small subunit: MTPLQQHRGLAVPLNRANIDTDQIIPKQFLKRVERSGFGEFLFFDWRYDAQGRPRPDFILNEPRYAGASILIAGQNFGCGSSREHAPWALADYGFRVIIAPSFADIFYNNCFKNGMLPLILPELTVRHLMSLAEGSTPLYLTVDVENLQVKADDGQLIASFELDPYLQETLVHGLDDIARTLQYEDRITLYESQHG, translated from the coding sequence ATGACCCCACTGCAACAACACCGTGGACTGGCTGTACCCTTAAATCGCGCCAATATTGATACGGACCAAATTATCCCCAAACAATTTTTGAAACGGGTAGAACGGTCCGGTTTCGGCGAGTTTCTCTTTTTTGACTGGCGTTATGATGCCCAAGGCCGTCCCCGTCCTGATTTTATCCTGAATGAACCCCGCTACGCGGGAGCCAGTATTCTGATTGCTGGGCAAAATTTTGGATGTGGGTCTTCCCGCGAACATGCCCCCTGGGCATTGGCTGACTATGGATTTCGGGTTATTATTGCGCCATCATTTGCGGATATTTTTTATAACAACTGTTTTAAGAATGGGATGCTGCCATTAATCTTACCGGAACTCACCGTGCGCCACCTCATGTCTTTGGCAGAAGGATCAACTCCCCTATATCTGACGGTGGACGTAGAAAATCTTCAAGTCAAGGCCGATGATGGTCAACTCATCGCATCATTTGAGTTAGATCCCTACTTGCAAGAAACCCTGGTACACGGCTTGGATGATATTGCTCGCACCTTGCAGTATGAGGACCGCATCACCTTATATGAATCCCAACACGGCTAG
- the leuC gene encoding 3-isopropylmalate dehydratase large subunit encodes MPPLTLFEKIWNDHVVMQEPGQPALLYIDLHLIHEVTSPQAFEGLRLHNRTVRRPDRTFAVMDHNVPTTDRSLPITDPIAKRQMDLLEENCRQYHIPLFNLHHPEQGIVHIIGPEQGLTQPGMTIVCGDSHTSTHGAFGALAFGIGTSEVEHVLATQCLVQSKPKTMAVYFTGKRPPGVTPKDMILALIGQIGTSGATGYVIEYMGDAVHALTMDERMTLCNMSIEAGARAGMVSPDETTINYLRGRPHVPQGDAFEQIKDRWLQYATDPGASFDREVVIDLETLIPMVTWGTSPGMVARIDENVPDPDSFADDSMRESARYALEYMGLKPGTPLTEIPVDRVFIGSCTNGRLEDLQKAADIVKGKKVHPRVRAMVVPGSGLVKRQAEAMGLHQIFIDAGFEWREPGCSMCLGMNPDILEPGERCASTSNRNFEGRQGKGGRTHLVSPQMAAAAALYGHFVDVRNLLD; translated from the coding sequence ATGCCCCCTTTAACTCTTTTTGAAAAAATTTGGAACGATCATGTGGTCATGCAAGAACCGGGACAACCCGCCTTGCTGTATATCGACTTACATTTGATTCATGAAGTGACTTCGCCACAAGCCTTTGAAGGATTGCGGCTGCATAACCGGACCGTACGACGACCCGATCGCACGTTTGCCGTCATGGATCATAATGTGCCCACAACTGACCGCAGTCTCCCTATTACCGATCCCATTGCCAAACGCCAAATGGATCTTTTAGAGGAAAATTGTCGGCAGTATCACATTCCTCTCTTTAATTTGCACCATCCTGAACAGGGAATTGTGCACATTATTGGTCCGGAACAAGGTTTAACCCAGCCTGGCATGACCATTGTTTGTGGCGATAGCCATACATCCACACACGGCGCTTTTGGTGCCTTGGCCTTCGGGATTGGCACAAGCGAAGTCGAACATGTCTTGGCCACGCAGTGCCTAGTACAGTCAAAGCCCAAAACAATGGCCGTGTATTTTACCGGTAAACGGCCACCTGGTGTGACACCCAAAGACATGATTTTGGCCTTAATTGGACAAATCGGCACCTCAGGGGCTACCGGCTATGTCATTGAATATATGGGCGATGCGGTGCACGCGTTGACGATGGATGAACGAATGACGTTATGTAACATGTCTATTGAAGCCGGTGCCCGGGCTGGTATGGTCTCGCCGGATGAAACGACCATCAATTATTTGCGGGGACGGCCTCATGTTCCTCAAGGTGACGCTTTCGAACAAATCAAAGACCGATGGCTCCAGTATGCTACAGATCCCGGAGCGAGCTTTGACCGCGAAGTCGTCATCGACCTGGAAACGTTAATTCCGATGGTAACGTGGGGCACAAGTCCTGGCATGGTTGCCCGGATTGATGAGAATGTCCCCGATCCGGACTCTTTTGCCGATGACAGTATGCGCGAATCCGCACGGTATGCCCTTGAATATATGGGGCTTAAACCCGGCACGCCCTTGACCGAGATTCCTGTTGACAGGGTATTTATTGGTTCCTGTACTAATGGTCGCTTAGAAGATCTGCAAAAGGCCGCAGACATCGTTAAAGGGAAGAAAGTCCATCCCCGTGTACGCGCCATGGTTGTTCCTGGCTCCGGACTCGTCAAGCGCCAGGCGGAGGCGATGGGCCTTCACCAGATCTTTATTGACGCAGGATTCGAATGGCGTGAACCGGGTTGTAGTATGTGTTTGGGCATGAATCCCGATATTCTCGAACCTGGCGAGCGTTGTGCCTCGACATCCAATCGGAACTTTGAAGGCCGGCAAGGAAAAGGCGGCCGAACTCATTTGGTCAGTCCACAAATGGCTGCGGCAGCCGCTTTATACGGCCATTTCGTCGATGTCAGAAATTTATTGGATTAA